From one Salvelinus sp. IW2-2015 unplaced genomic scaffold, ASM291031v2 Un_scaffold3104, whole genome shotgun sequence genomic stretch:
- the LOC112075359 gene encoding mitogen-activated protein kinase kinase kinase kinase 4-like: MAFKSFGDLVHKPLLVDLTVEEGQRLKVIYGSSNGFHAVDVDSGAVYDIYLPTHIQTNIQSHAIIILPNTDGIELLVCYEDEGVYVNTYGRITKDVVLQWGEMPTSVAYIRSNQIMGWGEKAIEIRSVETGHLDGVSCTREPRDSSSCVRGMNRCSLRRCASGGSSQVYFSDPGPYLPA; encoded by the exons ATGGCCTTCAAG TCGTTTGGTGACCTGGTGCACAAACCCCTGCTGGTTGACCTGACGGTGGAGGAGGGTCAGAGGTTAAAGGTAATCTACGGCTCCAGCAACGGCTTCCATGCCGTCGACGTGGACTCTGGGGCGGTGTACGACATCTACCTGCCCACACAC ATCCAGACCAATATCCAGTCCCATGCCATCATCATCCTGCCCAACACGGATGGTATTGAGCTGCTGGTGTGTTACGAGGATGAGGGTGTCTACGTTAACACCTACGGACGCATCACCAAAGACGTGGTGCTGCAGTGGGGCGAGATGCCCACCTCAGTGG CCTACATTAGGTCCAACCAGATCATGGGCTGGGGGGAGAAGGCCATAGAGATCAGGTCTGTGGAGACAGGACACCTGGATGGGGTTTCATGCACAAGAGAGCCCAGAGACTCAAGTTCCTGTGTGAGAGGAATGAACAG GTGTTCTTTGCGTCGGTGCGCTTCTGGAGGTTCCAGCCAGGTCTATTTCAGTGACCCTGGGCCGTACCTCCCTGCTTAG